The Dioscorea cayenensis subsp. rotundata cultivar TDr96_F1 chromosome 18, TDr96_F1_v2_PseudoChromosome.rev07_lg8_w22 25.fasta, whole genome shotgun sequence genome includes the window TGCATATTAATATGTCCACAATAAACAAAGCCTAAAAAATACTTTAGACGGAACTATATTCATAAGTAAAATCGTGTATTGATACCCCTCTAATTTTGATGTCCATATGCAACAATTAATaacaacatataataaaaaaataaatattaaaatattttatatttctgaATAATAGATAACATGTGTAATCATACTAATATCAAAAGTAGTTgaatataactaataaaaaattttgtaattgcGAATATCATTTTAACGCAAGTCATATTATCTAAGCAATTCAATGATACAATTTGGAAAAGAAATGGTTGCAAGTTAACATGAGAATTTCATCACCTCACGATAAGACTTTATGCATAACACATAATTAATATGACTTGTCTCTATTTTATCATCTACAACATTATATATGGAAAGAGGGAATAACTATGAATTCATCATACCTTGATATATGTACTCAATACGCTATGCAAGATACAAAGAATCACAAGTGGCTTGACGTAATAAACCAGTTGAATACCAATGACTAAATGGATACAAGCCCAATACTAAACAACAGAGAACTGAAGTATCTTTATAAGAAAGACAATGTATTGATACTAAACAAGCATTGATGTCCATCTACAACAATTGATATTAActaattgtataaaaaataaatatcttaaatacttcgtatttttgaataaaaaacaacatGTGTAATCAGGCCAACATTACTCgttcattaatttaattaataaaaaaatttgttaatagCAATAGTTTTTAAAGATAAGTCCTATTTTATCAGAGCCACTCAATATCATAACTCGTGAAAGAAATGGTTGTAAGTAATATACAAATGCGATCATCTCATAATATGGCTCAATGCATATCGCACACTTCTCTTGACTTGTCTCTTTAGGGTCATCAAGCACCTTATATGAGTAAACTTAAAATAACCCTAAATTTATCGTAACTTACCAATTTGTACAAAAGATATTATGTAGGATACCTAGAATCACATGCTACTTGATGGAATAAACAAGTACAATACCAATGACTAGAAGGGCACAAGTACAACAACAAACCAGAACAAATACATTAGACTGAACTATCATCGTAAAAAAGATCATGTATCGATACTCCACAATCTTTGATATCCATCTGCAATGATGAATATTAACATATTACAGAATATGTTATGTAGGACATACAAAATCACATGTCACTCAATGTAAAAAACCAATGGAATTCGTAGAATCACATGTtactcatcataagaaaagagtGGAATACCAATGACTAGAAGGACACGAGCCcaacaacaaaccacaagaATACTTTAAACTGAACTATCTTCATAAGAAAGATTATATATCGATACCAGACCAACACTAATGTCCATTTGCAATGATTAATATTAACgtattataatcaataaatattaaaaatattttacatttttgaaGAATAAATAACATGTGCAATCATGCTAATAATAACCatacaataatttaattaataaaaaattttcataagtAACAAAATCATTTTAAGGCAAGTCATATTTATCTGAGTCACTCAATCATACAACTCAGAAAAGAAATGGCTGCAAGGTAATAACTCTTTTTGTGAAATTTCATCACTTCACGAAAATACTGTGCATAACACACACTTCTAGTGACTTATCTCTATTTTATCATCTACAACACTATATAAGGAAACAAGAAATAACTCTGAATTTATTGTACCTTGATATATATACTAAAGATACTATGCAAGATATGCAAAGTCACACATCTCTCATTGTAATTAACCAATGAAATACCAACGACTAAAGTTACACAGGCCCAACACCAAAGCATGAAGAATGTTTTAGACTGAAGTATCTTTAAAAGAAAGACTATATATCGATACCAAACCAACATTGATGTTCATCTACAACGATTGATATTAActaatagtaaaaaataaatattatatatattatctgaaaataaataacatgtgTAATCATGCCAATATATACTccacattaatttaattaataaaaaaatttgttaattgCAATAGTTTTAAAGACAAGTCCTACTTTATCAGAGACAATCAATAttacaactcatgaaaaaaaaatggttgcaaATAATATGTGATTGCAATCatcttgtttatataaaaaaatgataataaataaattaaatgtatttcctaatttaaacaaaatattcaaaatattcaaatctcaagaccagcctagagcaccgatctcaaggcagtctgaaatacacaaatctcaggatcagccgagagcaccgatctcgaggcgatccaaaatatccaaaatacacaaatctcaggaccattcgagagcaccgatctcaaaacggtctaaaatactcaaatcttaagatcagccgagagcaccgatctcgaggcgatccaaaatatccaaaatacacaaatctcaagactagcctagagcaccgatctcaaggcagtctgaaatacacaaatctcaggatcagccgagagcaccgatcccgaggcgatccaaaatatccaaaatacacaaatctcaggaccagtagagagcaccgatctcaaaacggtctaaaatactcaaatctcaggatcaggcgagagcaccgatctcgaggcgatccaaaatatccaaaatgcacaaatctcTCAATATCAGCCACAAATTTCAGGACTAGTCGAGGGGACAAATCTCGAGGTGATATAAATCCCAAAATCAATcatgaatacaaatcacgaggcaaacatatatatatataaattttaaaattaattaagtttttttaaataagctaaaaaatatatataaaatatatataatatatatataaataataataaaataaaagagataaaataaaatgaaataaaaataaatcaaatcgtataaaatatatacatatataaagataaattaaaaaaaaataaattagctcaaaaagaagatatatatatatatatatatataattaaaataaataacatccgataatatattaattaattaattaataaatatataaatatataaatatatcaaatcaaatcaaaattaaattagataaagataatatataataaaataatataaatgaaatcagataaaaaaataataaataataaaaataataataataataatttaaattaaaatgaaataaatcaaataaagtgataaagaaataatatatatatatatatatatataataaaatatacataagagataaataaataaataaaaataataataaataaataaaaatagtaaaaaaaaacaaatactatatatataataaaataaatctaattagtgaaacatataaatatatatatatatataatataatattacaaaataaaatataaatatatatataaaataattttcttaacatatatatataataatatatcataataatatacaatatataatataatgataaatatattaaaattctcCGTGTTGCGTCGTGGCCCCCCACGATCAGCCCGTTGTCTTCACAACCACCCATCATCCTCACGATCGTCCCACGTCCGCATACCGACCAGGCCTTTATAAAAGGACGGAGaaaagaagacgaaggagaGGGAAGGAAGATCTGAAGAAAacgaaagagagaagaagaagaaaagaaaaaggactttctctcctcttatatatatatatctaaaaaaaaaaaaatccaaatgccGTTGTTGCTGTTGGTTTAATCCATACGAGATTCGCGGGTTGGTGGGTGTTTCTCATCCAAAATTTCGTGAGCCCTATGGAGAAAAAGCCACCGGGTTGGTTGTGTTGGGATTTGAAGCACATGCGTTGTTTGTCATCAGACGCGTGAAGAGCTGGAGCTCGTACATTGGGGagatttgttttttgaattgcTGTATCTTTTGTCTGTATGGCTCCTTGTCACTTCAGTCTTTTCTTTAGTACTGGTCAGAGTTAATGGCTCACATGGGGctgttttagtttattttttttaaaatcttttggagTATTAGTAGTATGTTTTGTATCTTCAAAAtgatgagagaaagaaaaagaaagttgttGTTGCTCATCCTCTCCTTGTTGTATTTGAACTTTGAGAAGAAGTGAATCCCTGTACTGAAGATCATTGACTTCAGGAGTTTCACCTTGGTGTTGGCTTGTGTTCGTGGTGATCTCGCTCTAGCTCTTAATCAACACGTGGTATCAGAGCTCCGGGTGCATGCCAAAGTACTTACGGCCGGAAGACATGGCGATCACCACCCAGCAAGCGGCGAAGGAGGGAGTCGCATCACCGCACTATCCCTATGTTAACGCCCGACAAACTACTCCACATGGGCGATTAAGATGGAGGCTAATATGGATGCTCAAGGTGTGTGGGAGGCGATCGAGCCAGCCGATGGAGTGACGGTGGACGTGAGGAAGGATAAGATGGCTCGCGCTTGTATTTTCCAGGCGGTGCCGGAGGATATACTGCTGTAGATCGCGAAGAAAAAGACCGCAAAGGAGGCGTGGGAGAGTATTAAAACCCGTTATCTTGGTGTGGATAGGGTAAAGAAGGCGAGGGTGCAGACTCTTAAGAGTGAGTTTGAAGCCCTAAGAATGAAGGAAAATGATTCCATTGATGAATTTGCCGGAAAACTGAGTGCACTGGCTAACAAGTTTGGTGAACTTGGACAAACTCTGGATGATGCCACTCTTGTGAAGAAACTGTTTGGCTCCGCTCCAGCTAGATTTTTGCAGGTTGTTGCTTCAATCGAACAACTGGTTGACGTGGAAACAATGCCGTTTGAGGAGGCCATCGGACGCCTGAAGGCATACGAGGAACGAATCCGAAAGGATGATAGTCACGGAGACCAACTGCTCCTCACTCATGAAGAGTGGAGTGCAAGAGCAAGAAGAAACAATGAAGAGACCTGGAAACTAAACAGGGGAGGACTGGATGGACGGAGCTGGGGTAGGGGACGCAGCGGAGGCCAAGGACGTGGGAGGAGAGGTCGAGGCCTTCCTACTTCGTCGCACCAAGAAGGTAGCAGCAGTGGAAGCAGGGACAAAAGACATATAAAATGTTACAATTGTAGCAAAACAGGGCACTATGCGTCTGAATGTTGGAATGAGAAAAAGGAAGAGGAGATTAATCTCATCCAGGATGAAGAACCGGCTCTTTTGTTGGCTATGTCacaagagaaaacacaaatgGTAGGAAAGATGCAAGGTTTTGTAATGCTAACTGAGGAAGAAGTGTTCCCAGAACTACATTGTGCAGAGAAAGAACAATCCTATAATAGCATATGGTACTTAGACAATGGAGCTAGCAACCACATGACCGGTGATCGTGCGAAGTTCCAGAGTTTTGATGAAAGCATCACTGGGTTTGTGAAATTTGGAGATGGCTCTCATCGTTGAAATAAAGGGAAGAGGTTCCATACTACTGCAGGTCAAAAACGGTGATCACCGTGTTCTCCCTCGAGTGTATTTCATACCAAAGCTTCAAGTAACATCATAAGCTTGGGTCAGATGACAGAGGATGGATATCAAGTCGAGATGGTCGGTGAATTCTTGAGAAtctatgatgaagatggagtgcTCTTGATGTCTGTAAGGCGCACGTCGAATAGGCTTTTACAAGATCCAGACTTTTGAAACAAGTGAGCCGTCTTGCCTCATGGCAAGCCTTGATAATCCTCGCATGGCTCGCATACAAGACTTGGCCACGTGAATTTCCATGCACTAAAGATGATGGTTGACAAACATATGGTCAATGGACTCCCGATGATTACACACCCAAATAGAATCTGTGAAGGTTGCCTCGTTGCAAAGCAAACCCGAAACCCACTCCCAGCTCAAGCTAACTTCAGAGCAGAGGAACCCTTGGAGCTTTTGCATGTGGATCTATGCGGGCCTATTACACTATGCACATTAGCAGGTAACAAGTATTTTTTCTTGATCGTAGATGACCACACTCGTTGGATGTGGGTTTATTTTGTAAAGACTAAGAGTCAAGTATgtgatgaatttaaaaaattcaaaaatctagCAGAAAATTTGTCAGGGCATAAAATTAAAACTGTAAGGTCAGATCGTGGCGGGGAATTTATATCAAACATGTTTGCAGAGATGTGTGGCGAATGGGGCATCAAGCGATATCTCACTGCGCCATATACACCGCAGCAGAATGGCGTGGTGGAGAGGAGAAATCGCACCGTCATGAACACCGCGAGAGCTCTTCTCAAAAGCAAACACATGCCCGGGAGGTTTTGGGGAGAAGCCGTAAGACATGCTGTGTATCTATTGAATCGTCTACCAACGAAAGCTTTGAAGAATTGCACCCCGTTTGAAGCTTGAATGGGAAGAAGCCTCACTTGGGACATGTGAGGGTGTTTGGTTGTGTGGCGCATGCTAAGGTGACGGAGCCACACCTTCGTAAAACTAGATGATCGTAGCAAAGGCCTTGGTATATCTTGGGGTGGAGGAAGGAAGCAAAGCGCACTGCTTGTATGACCCTCACTGCAACAAATTACTTGTGAGCCGCGATGTGTTATTCCAAGAAGATATAGAATGGGAGTGGTGCAAAAACAATGAAGTAAATACTCATGACTGCCCTGATTTCATAGTGTCGACAACAAATGAGAGAGATCAAGGAGATCGAGGCGTCACTGGTGCAGAGGAGAGAGGTATGATAGATACAATGGGAATCCCATCAACACCAACATCTGAGATAAAAGGAGGGACGAGAGAAAGTCCCTTGCTGCATGAGGAAGTAACACCATGCATTGAAGCCGCACCTCATGCCGGTGGGACCATGTACACTAGGGAAGAAGCGAGACCCTCATCGGATACGTACGGGAGACAAGAGAGGTACAGGACACTTGCAGATATATATGCAGAGATCGTGAGTGAACCAAACGGTTGAAgatctcttgttgttgaagTCAAGAACCTTCTTCATACTCCAATGCAAAGCAGTGAAACCATATGGAAGGAGGCCATGAAGAGAGAAATAGAGGCCATTGAAGAGAATGATACCTGGACCTTGATCGAACTACTACTCGGTCATAAACCCATCGGATCGAAAATGGGTTTATAAGGTGAAGCGAGACTCGGAGGGCAAGATCATCAAGCACAAGGCAAGGGTGGTGGCAAAGGGGTACGCTCAGCGCTATGGGGTTGATTTCGATGAAGTTTTTTTGCTCCCGGTAGCAAAAACTTGATACCGTACGGGTAATACTCGCAATTGCCGCCAATCGAGGCTGGGAAGTCCACCACATGGACGTAAAGTCGGCTTTTTTGAATGGGTTTCTAACTGAAGAGGTATATGTTACTCAACCCGGAGGGGTTTGTGGTGACGGGCAAGGAACACATGGTGTACAAACCATCGAAAAGCTACTGTATGGTTTAAGACAGCCCCTAGAGCATGGAACTCACGCTTTGATGACCACTTGAAATCTCTCAATTTTTGTGAAATGCTCACAGAACAAGCTTTTGTACACCGGGCAGTGAAGATGGAATTGTCATTATAGTTGGAGTTTATGTGGATGATCTAGTCGTGATCGGGAGAAGTAGTGAAGAAATCAATCAGTTTAAGGTTGAAATGAAGGAGGAGTTTAAAATGAGTGATCTGGGCTCATTATCATATTACTTGGGCATTGAGGT containing:
- the LOC120282763 gene encoding uncharacterized protein LOC120282763 translates to MEANMDAQGVWEAIEPADGVTVDVRKDKMARACIFQAVPEDILLVKKARVQTLKSEFEALRMKENDSIDEFAGKLSALANKFGELGQTLDDATLVKKLFGSAPARFLQVVASIEQLVDVETMPFEEAIGRLKAYEERIRKDDSHGDQLLLTHEEWSARARRNNEETWKLNRGGLDGRSWGRGRSGGQGRGRRGRGLPTSSHQEGSSSGSRDKRHIKCYNCSKTGHYASECWNEKKEEEINLIQDEEPALLLAMSQEKTQMVGKMQGFVMLTEEEVFPELHCAEKEQSYNSIWYLDNGASNHMTGDRAKFQSFDESITGFVKFGDGSHR